A genomic window from Emys orbicularis isolate rEmyOrb1 chromosome 24, rEmyOrb1.hap1, whole genome shotgun sequence includes:
- the COMP gene encoding cartilage oligomeric matrix protein, giving the protein MISTLVFIFLLSLCCPFASSQMTSVGVGGDVKHQMLAEMRETNLALKEVRDLLKQQIKEITFLKNTVMECDACGMHPGATGPGISITRFPRCLPNPCFPGVTCTETDSGFHCGPCPLGFTGNGTHCTDINECSTNPCFPRVNCVNTAPGFHCDPCPTGYTGPAPQGVGLAFARANKQVCTDINECETDSARACVPNSICMNTRGSYKCGSCKPGFVGDQIAGCRSQAERRCPNGELSPCHERARCIVERDGTISCVCVVGWAGNGYVCGRDTDIDGFPDEKLRCKDRKCRKDNCVAVPNSGQEDADRDGIGDACDDDADGDGILNAEDNCVLVRNTDQRNTDKDSFGDACDNCRHVKNNDQRDSDSDGKGDACDDDIDGDKIKNMVDNCKNTPNPDQKDSDGDGVGDVCDSCPTISNPDQKDTDHDLVGDLCDTNQDRDGDGHQDSHDNCPSVPNSSQLDTDHDGIGDECDDDDDNDGIPDLRPPGPDNCRLVSNPGQDDSDSDGVGDLCEDDFDQDQVIDRIDVCPENAEVTLTDFRAFQTVVLDPEGDAQIDPNWIVLNQGMEIVQTMNSDPGLAVGYTAFNGVDFEGTFHVNTATDDDYAGFIFGYQDSSSFYVVMWKQMEQTYWQANPFRAVAEPGIQLKAVKSNTGPGEYLRNSLWHTGDTTDQVKLLWKDPRNSGWKDKTSYRWFLQHRPQVGYIRARFYEGPEMVADSGVVLDTTMRGGRLGVFCFSQENIIWSNLRYRCNDTIPEDYEIFRTQLDQPMA; this is encoded by the exons ATGATTTCGACTCTAGTCTTCATTTTTCTCCTAAGCCTCTGTTGTCCTTTTGCATCAAGTCAGATGACAAGTGTAGGAG TAGGAGGTGATGTCAAGCACCAGATGCTCGCAGAGATGAGAGAGACGAACCTGGCGCTGAAGGAAGTCAGAGATTTGCTGAAGCAGCAG ATTAAGGAGATCACGTTCCTGAAAAACACAGTCATGGAGTGCGATGCCTGCG GCATGCACCCAGGGGCAACTGGCCCAGGGATCAGCATAACACGATTTCCCAGATGTTTGCCAAACCCTTGTTTCCCTGGAGTTACCTGCACAGAGACTGACTCTGGCTTTCACTGTGGACCCTGCCCCCTGGGCTTCACAGGCAACGGGACCCACTGCACAGATATCAATGAG TGCAGCACAAACCCCTGCTTCCCAAGAGTCAACTGCGTTAACACTGCCCCTGGCTTCCATTGTGACCCCTGTCCCACCGGCTACACTGGGCCAGCACCCCAAGGGGTTGGGCTAGCGTTCGCCAGAGCCAACAAACAG GTTTGTACAGACATCAACGAATGTGAGACAGACAGCGCCAGGGCTTGCGTCCCAAACTCCATCTGCATGAACACTCGG GGATCCTACAAGTGCGGGTCCTGTAAGCCTGGCTTTGTTGGGGACCAGATTGCTGGGTGCAGAAGCCAGGCGGAGAGACGCTGTCCCAACGGGGAACTCAGTCCGTGCCATGAAAGAGCTCGCTGCATCGTTGAACGGGATGGGACCATCTCGTGTGTG TGCGTTGTCGGGTGGGCCGGGAACGGCTACGTCTGCGGGAGAGACACAGACATCGATGGATTCCCGGATGAGAAGCTGCGCTGCAAAGACCGAAAATGCCGCAAG GATAACTGCGTGGCCGTCCCCAACTCCGGCCAGGAGGACGCGGACAGGGATGGCATCGGCGACGCGTGCGATGACGACGCTGATGGAGATGGGATATTAAATGCAGAG GACAACTGCGTCCTTGTGCGCAACACAGACCAGCGCAACACGGACAAGGATAGCTTCGGCGACGCCTGCGACAACTGCCGGCACGTGAAGAACAATGACCAGCGGGACAGCGACAGCGATGGGAAGGGAGACGCGTGTGACGATGACATAGATGGAGACA AGATCAAAAACATGGTGGACAACTgtaaaaacacccccaaccctgatCAGAAAGACAGCGATGGGGACGGAGTGGGGGACGTGTGTGACAGCTGCCCCACCATCAGTAACCCAGACCAG AAAGATACTGACCACGACCTCGTGGGGGATCTGTGCGACACCAACCAGGACCG GGACGGGGACGGCCACCAGGACTCCCATGATAACTGCCCCTCGGTGCCCAACAGCTCCCAGCTGGACACAGACCATGACGGGATTGGAGATGAATGTGATGACGATGATGACAATGATGGGATTCCGGATCTAAGGCCTCCCGGCCCTGACAACTGCCGGCTAGTCTCCAACCCCGGCCAAGACGATTCAGACA GTGATGGTGTGGGAGATCTCTGTGAAGATGACTTTGACCAAGACCAGGTGATTGACAGAATCGACGTGTGCCCAGAGAATGCAGAGGTGACTCTGACAGATTTCAGGGCTTTCCAGACAGTTGTGTTGGACCCTGAGGGCGACGCACAGATTGACCCTAACTGGATTGTCCTCAATCAG GGCATGGAAATTGTCCAGACCATGAACAGCGATCCTGGCCTGGCTGTGG GTTACACTGCATTCAACGGGGTGGATTTTGAGGGCACCTTCCACGTGAACACTGCCACGGACGACGATTATGCAGGCTTTATCTTCGGTTACCAGGACAGCTCCAGTTTCTATGTGGTGATGTGGAAGCAGATGGAGCAGACATACTGGCAGGCAAACCCCTTCCGAGCCGTAGCAGAGCCCGGAATTCAGCTGAAG GCAGTGAAATCTAATACAGGGCCAGGAGAATATCTCCGTAATTCCCTTTGGCACACTGGAGACACAACAGACCAGGTCAAACTGCTATGGAAAGACCCCAGGAATTCTGGCTGGAAGGACAAGACCTCGTATCGTTGGTTCCTACAGCACCGGCCTCAAGTTGGATACATCAG GGCTCGCTTCTATGAAGGCCCTGAAATGGTAGCAGACAGCGGAGTCGTCCTTGATACAACCATGCGAGGGGGTCGCCTGGGGGTCTTCTGCTTCTCCCAGGAGAATATTATCTGGTCCAACCTGCGTTACCGCTGCAATG ATACCATTCCTGAAGATTATGAGATATTCCGAACTCAGCTGGACCAGCCCATGGCTTAA